A single genomic interval of Cydia splendana chromosome 10, ilCydSple1.2, whole genome shotgun sequence harbors:
- the LOC134794388 gene encoding histone-lysine N-methyltransferase SUV39H2, with translation MYAEKLRKSRKRNHSLEPGEDDMPVAKKQKKGKVKQEDDYIIEKIVDIKFENGQEYFYIKWKGFDDDDNTWEPLAHLDNCPELLREFLTDKELTYCESIDKLKNEISFGDLLSEDNLIARIDEVDETDIYKLKEALTIKLLSMIILPLEEEQFATELVQDTRNIYQLYVLCRKRCRQMMSLKQWEQHINQVDKSKKLTIENEVDLAGPPENFTYINQSIPGVGVTIPDDPPIGCDCTACNCRSKSCCGMQAGLFAYTVNKRLRVASGTPIYECNKACKCSADCNNRVVQGGRNIKLCIYRTANGCGWGVRTEQNIKQGQFICQYVGEVITFEEAEKRGREYDANGLTYLFDLDFNSVENPFVVDAAHLGNISHFINHSCDPNLGVWAVWADCLDPNLPMLALFATRDIDAGEEICFDYLQKANDNDEEPGSHAPRRPMVEADDASIPNGDEATTADSPASPAKSRFEIQQQNMSMLRNRTECKCGTMKCRKYLF, from the coding sequence ATGTATGCGGAAAAGTTGagaaaatcaagaaagagaaaCCATTCACTAGAGCCTGGGGAAGATGATATGCCCGTTGCCAAGAAACAGAAGAAAGGCAAGGTGAAGCAGGAAGATGACTACATAATAGAAAAAATTGTTGACATCAAATTTGAAAATGGCcaagaatatttttatataaaatggaaaggttttgatgatgatgataacacATGGGAACCGCTGGCACATCTTGACAACTGTCCAGAACTTCTGCGAGAATTTCTTACTGATAAAGAATTAACATACTGCGAAAgtattgataaattaaaaaatgaaaTATCATTTGGAGATTTACTCAGTGAAGATAACTTAATAGCTAGAATAGATGAAGTAGATGAGACTGACATATACAAATTAAAGGAGGCATTAACAATTAAATTGCTCTCCATGATCATTTTACCTCTGGAAGAGGAACAATTTGCCACAGAACTTGTTCAAGATACTAGAAATATATATCAACTCTATGTGTTGTGTAGAAAGCGATGCCGTCAAATGATGTCCTTAAAACAATGGGAGCAACACATAAATCAAGTTGataaatcaaagaaacttaCTATAGAAAATGAGGTTGATTTGGCTGGTCCACCGGAAAACTTCACATACATAAATCAGTCTATTCCTGGTGTAGGTGTGACCATTCCAGATGACCCTCCAATAGGGTGTGACTGCACTGCCTGCAACTGCCGCTCTAAGTCCTGCTGCGGAATGCAGGCAGGCCTGTTTGCATACACTGTCAACAAGAGATTACGCGTCGCATCTGGGACACCAATTTACGAGTGCAACAAAGCCTGCAAATGTTCAGCAGATTGCAACAACAGAGTTGTTCAAGGAGGAAGAAACATCAAGCTATGTATCTACAGAACGGCCAATGGCTGTGGGTGGGGGGTCAGAACAGAACAGAACATAAAACAGGGACAATTTATCTGTCAATATGTAGGAGAAGTAATTACTTTTGAAGAGGCTGAGAAACGTGGGAGGGAATATGATGCTAATGGCTTGACATATCTGTTTGACCTGGATTTTAACTCTGTAGAAAATCCTTTTGTAGTTGATGCAGCGCATCTTGGGAATATATCACATTTTATAAACCACTCCTGTGACCCAAACTTGGGAGTGTGGGCCGTGTGGGCTGATTGTCTTGATCCTAATCTTCCAATGCTGGCATTGTTTGCGACACGGGATATTGATGCCGGAGAAGAAATATGTTTCGATTATTTGCAGAAAGCAAATGATAATGATGAAGAACCTGGCAGCCATGCGCCTCGGAGACCCATGGTGGAGGCAGACGACGCAAGTATTCCGAATGGTGATGAAGCAACCACCGCAGACTCCCCTGCCTCTCCTGCGAAGTCCAGATTTGAAATTCAACAGCAAAATATGAGCATGCTAAGAAACAGAACGGAATGTAAATGTGGCACCATGAAATGTagaaaatacttattttaa